CTTATTTGCCAATGTGGTTGCTCCCTCCTAAACTCCCAAACCCCCTGGTGTATTTCTTGGATTACCTTGGCTACCTCTTTCGGGCCTACATATCTCACCCACGGGTTGGACTTCCCCTTCCTATGTAAAATTTCTCTTACCGCTTGATAATTGGCAGCTTTAGCTGCAATTTTCTGAGCTTCTACTTTGTCTTCGAGCGATTTTTTAGTTTTGGGATACTCTAAGTATGGGGTCATCTAGCTCCATTCTTCATCAAtttgcatgaaagaggctgactTTTCGAAGGTGGGAGTGTCAATTTCCTGCACATACACTTCATTCGAAAGTTGTTCTAACTCTTCCATAGATAATTTGCTGAGTAAATGTGCCTCTTCATTCTCTTCTCGAGGTATTCTCTGGTATTTGACAATGGCTCCTTGCTCACCGATCTCGGCTTCCAGAGCTTGTACTTTGGTTAAGTATCTCTACATGATGGTATCCTTTACCTGGTACACTCCTGTCACTTGGTTCACTACTAGTTGAGAATCACTGTTTATTCTGAGGTCGGTTGCCCCCACTCCTAAAGCTATATGCATTCTATTCAGAGGAGCTTCGTATTCTGCCTTGTTATTAGATGCCGAAAACCCACAATGCAAGGCATAGCATACTTTAAACTCGTGAGGCCCTTTCAGCAGAATTCCTGCCCCAATACCTATGGTGTTCCATGCCCCATCTACAAATAGATTCAACATGAACTCTTGTTGGAGCTGACTCCCCTCCCCTTCTTCCACTAAACTCGGCAGTGCATTATTATGCTCTTTATCCGAGCTGAAGGAGCATTCAACTAAAAAGTCAACTAAGGCTTGGGCTTTGATTGCAATCCGAGATTAGTATATGAGATAGTACGGACTGATTTCTACCGGCCATGCTagcatccgtcctgaagtttcagGTCTGTATAAGATCTTTTTCAAGGGTTGATCAATCATCACTACTCCCTGGTGGCCTTTTAGATACATAATGAATTTCCTCAATGCTAACAACATAGCAAATGCTAGTTTCTCAATGCTCATATACCTAACCTTGGCATTTTTAAGTACCTTACTAACGCAGAAGACAGGCTTCTAGGTCCCTACCTCTTCTCTCACTAGCACGACGCTTACTACCTATTCGAATGCGGCCAAGTAGATCAACAGCTCTTCTCCTGCTAGGGGACTGCTGAGCACAAGTGGAGAGTTGAGATATTCCTTAAGGCTTTTGAAGGCCTCTCAGCAGCCCTCCGACCATTCAAAGTTCAGGACCTTCTGTAGCTTCTTAAAGAAGGGTAGACATCTCTCTGCTCACTTGGACATGAACCTATTAAGTGCACTCTTTCCGTGAGTCTCTGTACATCCCTTATATAAGTCAACTCGGGCATACTCAGAAGAGATTCTACCTTTTCCATGTTTGGCTCTATGCCTTTCCTACTGACTATGTAGCCCAAAAATTTCCCTTCTCTAATGAAGAAAGCACATTTGGATTCAACCTCATTCTGTATCGTTGTAGTACCTGGAAGACCTCTTCTAAGTCAATCAGGTGTTGTTAGAAAGTTTGACTTTTAACTATCatgtcatcaacatacacatttACATTTCTCCCTATCTgatctttgaagattttattcatcagccACTGGTATGTTGCCCTGACATTTTTCAACCCAAAAAGCATAGTCTTGAAGCAATACGTTTCATCTTCGGTTATGAAGGAGATCTTCTCTTCATCCGACCTATCCATAGAAATTTGATGATACTCTGACATAGTATCTAAAGACGATAAGTAATCAAAGTTGGTcatagagtcgaccattttattaatatctggGAGGGGATAATAATCTTTTAGACAAACTTGGTTTAAATCAGTGAAGTCTATACACATTTTATACTTTCCATTGGCTTTTTTCACCAACATAGGGTTAACTAACCACTATGGGTACATTGCTTTCCTAATAAACTCGGCCTCTTCTAACTTCTCTACCTCTTCCCTCGTAGCCTGCTGTTTCTCCTTCTCGAAGACTCTCTTTTTCTGTTTCACTGGCTTGGCTCCAGGGAGGATGTTCAGCTTATGGGTCATTACTTCTGGATCAATCCCTGGCATATCAAAGGGCTTCCAAGCAAAGCTTGAGGCATGCCCCCAGATTAGGGCCATTACAGCTCGTCCATAGGCTCAGTCTTGGTCTCCTTCTTTTCATCTCAGATCTCCATAACTTTAGGGTCTATTTCTTTTGGTTGGACATATTGTTCCTCTACTATGGCCAGGTATACAGCTCCGGTTTCCTCATATCTTCCCCGGACGACTGTGACTCCTGCCTCTATTGGGAACTTCATGGCAAGATACCGAATGCTGATCACTACTTCAAAGTCGTAGAGCATCGGTCATCCCAGAATAAATTTGTATCTCAGGGGTAATTTCACCACCAGAAACACTGTGTGGTGAGTCCGTGACAGGGGCGGATCCCCTAGGGTGAGGGCTACCTTTACTTTTCCTTCCACTACTACCGGGGTTCCTCCTATCCCCTTGACTGGAGCTTGATCCCTAACCAGCTGCTCTTCATGTATCTTCATCTGCTAGAAGACTCTATAAGGTAATAGATTCACTTTGTTGTCGTTGTCTACTAACACCTTTTGAACCCTGAAGTTATGGATGACAGCCTCGATGATCAAggcatcatcatggggcatctatACTCCCTATGTATCCTCCAGGGAAAAAGAGATGGTCACCAGAGAGTATTCAGCAACCTGCATCACTTCGGCACCACTTTCGTCTTCGTTTCTGCTTCTCTTCTTCCCCCTTCTACTCATACAACCTCCAGTTCCTCCTACAATCATATTGATGGTCCCACTAGAGCCATCATTCACTCGTGCCCCAATTTGTCTCTCGGGCCTCTCCCTAGCCATATTTTGTTGTTGCCTCTTTCCCTCCTGCTTCTTCACGAAATTTTGGAGGTGGCCTCTTTTGATGAGTCTTTCTATATCGTTTATCAGCCGGTAACAGTCATTTGAATCATGGCCATGAGTCCTGTGGTATTGGCAATATTTGTCTGGATCTCTTTTGTTTGCTTCTGCTTTCATGGGCTTAAGCCATTATATGAAGTCTTTGTCTTGGACTGCCATGAgtatttttgtaatacccggctagactccggtatcggaattcctaccgtccggtggaatctcggatgtcggaagcctctagtagggtagaaacatgttttcataaaatgttttaaggtatttcatggttttaagtatgaaaatttattgagtttttgcatgaaaagtctttggaggaaaacccaggttcggccgccgaaagtcaagttcggccgccgaacgtgcatgcgttttggaggcacgttaggcccccgaaagcatgagtgagggaagaccaggttcggccgccgaaagtcaagttcggccgccgaacatggcatgcatgcggaggcactttcggcccccgaacgtggcctggccagccacctataaaagggtcccttaggtccgcacgggcgagctttttctcccccgttgtcggccaaggtgagtctccgccacccctccctcgatcttgagtgttttccttagatcttccatgattttcacgggttttaacttctattttgaagatctgtgagtaaagagcaagttttgggtacttggaggttcaaagagctcaatctctccatctccaagctaggatcgcctttcctctcgtttcttcaagaggtaagctcggatccacccttgttaggtgttttaaacaagcattaagttgttttatgggtagagatgcatgtttaggcttgttgatgagtttatgggttttgatgttttgatgaacaatgtatgttgatttttgtgtgtttgaagtgttgtagttggggtatatgctagtttgagacccctaggtgtaatgtatgatatgtatgcatgttttagaacaagtttatgcttgattggtgagtttggaggcaaaaatgcataagggagccaaagtttctgcccttttgcagaaaccaggttcggcagccgaaggcactttcggccgccgaacatggctggggaggcaggcctttcggctgccgaagttgcccccgaaaagagactttcgtctctgtctgggactttcggccgccgaaggtgccgccaaacatgcatgagtttcgcctctgtctgggagtttcggccgccgaaggtgccgccgaacctgcttgactttcggctctggagggactttcggccgccgaacctgctgccgaaagtgccctgtccagccatttcttgcatgtttttatgcagttattttatgatgttttagggggtttttggggagtatgttagagttatgtttatgtatgtttggtccctcattggagtccacccgtgtaggttcggacccgaggaaccgaggaccccagcagtgagccagctgctacagagtttgtcagagctagccagaggtgagtggaataaaccttaagttttaaaataaatgaaatatgaattttgagcatgatccatgcatcatgaatgccatgagatatagtaggttgctgcattagtattcacgaatatgttgcattgcatttatgatgttgatgtggattggttattgaatgatcctttagtcctcatatgatatgatgatgttatggcatgatatggtatggaagtccaggttgtacccattctacgtccctggcacgatgtaagagaaagtccaggttgtacccattctacgtccctggcacagttggactgtatgatatgatatgttaagggaaagaccggttgtacccattctacgtcccggcacagttggactatgtagaggactataggtgacaataccatccgagatgtgatttgttgtgatgtgttgcattccatgaaagcatgaaattttaatatattgttttctactattctgctcattgggctttgtagctcacccctctcccctaaccccagatgtgcaggtacagggtagaccaggaggttagccagagttttgaagtatgtctatgtaatagctagattgtggacatgacaattgtattgatgtaatgtaagagatttcagtatgttatgtaatgaggtatattgaggttatagatgtgcttgaccctatgagtattgtaatcccttgttaatacatgatcttatatgttttatgatgttcatgaaagccaactcatcttatgatgtatcgcccattggggcattgatgagaccccacagagggatcacgattatgatcatgactatgtacagtgtatgttcaggttgagttggatgtttgaaggaaaagttttaaatttttatgtatattgttgatcatgtatgggattatacaggtttacaggttatatgtcaggcttgctacgggtcccggcggccttaagccgatctggatcctagcgccggtagcggtccgattttcgagtcgttacagaatggtatcagagccctaggttcataggatcggacctagagtgtcgggctcatagatgttatagaaggtcaagcataataggaagatcatgtccactaggataggatgtggagtcctgtcttgtatgatgatgtgaaatgccatgattatatacatgtgcattgatgctatgatataaatgtgatgtatatgtgatgagggttcatgtgtgccacatgaaccatatgatgctaatgtttgtatgatgtgtactgtttttcagaaaacaggatgagaggaactcgtcgatctgcacgattgactggagtgccacctgaggatgagggcacgagcgcccgtcctcctacattgcctagggcaatgtcttgtagagccaacagagaaagagtgtcaagggaccctagaaggtcttttgatgttagcagaagggggactgatagaggaggaagttcttcaggagtgagggaggttatggaagaagatcagaggagggatgggaacctggatgtgagcatggaggaagaagggacaggggagtctcagggaggcgttcaggcctcggggtatggttttccaccccattatccacccttcccacagggttcaggatatccgatgggaggtacatcggattactccagctttaacccctaccctacctacatgccttatccacctttctatccaccttacacacagtacccagcttatccaccctcacccttctatccaaacccggcaaaccccacctcggggaatgctgcacctccacctccaccacctacagaaccagcagccccagttactcaacctcctagacctagctcagttgatgggagcaaggtaaagatgacagattacctcaagctggatgctcccaaatacaagtcaggggatgacccctttgagtatctgagagtagtgaagacaatcactgatgagctaggggcaagtgacagcagggccattcagatggcagggttcactctaaagtgcaagaaggcacgggaatggttcaagtgttatgtggacccgagactagacggtatgacatgggaagagtttgcgaatgagttcgctggatgggcttttccagacagttccagagaactgaaaatgattgagtttgagcaactgaggcagtcagagcacatgggtgtagaggagttcacggataaattcttggagctattgcctttttcagggcaagctctagatacagatacgaagaaagccaagagatatgttatgaagctgcattccaggtactcctcgttgattcagtcagctgagagagaaagtttccacactgtggtggatatggctcgaagaatggaagcaagtgctatagttgaggggtcagtgaagcagtcagtgacccagtcttcaggggttaagaccccaggcagaggaggaccaggtttttcttctcagagctcaggtaagaagaggtgggatagcaccaccaggaagccgaagaagaataagttttggaataagttgaaatccggtctaggttttggcggtggctcgagctcaggcttagatggtacagaatgccagagatgtggaagaccgcacaggggagtgtgtcgagctgggactaatacatgtttcagatgtggacaggagggacacatggctcgggattgtcctagagcaccttttatgggccagccccagcagacagcctccggtagtgtggcacagccagcagctccagccacaactcagggcagtggcagaggtagagggagaggggcagcctcttcttctggttcccgaggtgaaggtccatcagctccagccaggatcttcaccatgacacagcaggaggctaacacatccaacaccgtggtgtcaggtaatctcgtcattgggtgttctgatgtgtatgcattaatggacccgggtgcatctcattcatttattgctccgagagccgttgagaggttgggtctgatagtctctgggttagagtgtcccctatgggtcagtggacccaagtgtgacccgtcagtggcagtgtcagtctgccaatacagtccagtttttgttgagggaagatgcctctccgtcgaccttgtggttctagatttgacagactttgacgtcattctagggatggattggctatctacccatagtgctaccttggactgcagggacaaggtagtcaggttcagagatcagaacgggtcagaggtcgtcttcagaggagacaagaggggcacacctagaggtctgatatcagctcttcaggctcgtaggttgcttaggaagggatgtcaggggtacttagctcacgtgagagagctagacagtcaggtcagggagccggcctcggtgccagttgtcagagagtttcaggatgtttttccggatgagcttccaggtttaccacctgctagggagatagagttcgagatagagttggtgcctggaactagaccgatctctatccctccctacaggatggccccagcagagttaaaggagttgaaagagcagttgcaagagctggtagaaaagggtttcatccgacagagtacctcaccttggggtgctccggttttgtttgtgaggaagaaggatggatcccttagactttgtatcgactacatgtagttgaacaaagtcactaccaagaataagtacccattgccaaggatcgacgatctattcgaccagctagccggagcaggttgtttctccaaaatagatctgagatcggggtaccatcagttaaggataagggaggaggatgtgccgaagacagctttcaggaccagatatgggcattttgatttccttgtaatgccgttcgggttaacaaacgcccctgcagcattcatggatctcatgaacagagtgtttagccagtacctggatcacttcgttattgtcttcatagatgatatcttggtgtattccaggaatgcagaggagcatgcccatcatctgcggttggtcttgcagactttgagggaacatggcttgtatgccaagttctctaaatgtgagttctggctgaggagcatttctttcttggggcatgtagtgtcagagaatgggatagaggtagaccccaagaagacagaaactgtggctaactggcctagacccacttcagtgacagagattagaagtttcttgggtttggcaggttactacaggaggttcattcgggacttctcgaagatagcagctcctct
This sequence is a window from Manihot esculenta cultivar AM560-2 chromosome 4, M.esculenta_v8, whole genome shotgun sequence. Protein-coding genes within it:
- the LOC110612606 gene encoding uncharacterized protein LOC110612606 — its product is MALIWGHASSFAWKPFDMPGIDPEVMTHKLNILPGAKPVKQKKRVFEKEKQQATREEVEKLEEAEFIRKAISDKEHNNALPSLVEEGEGSQLQQEFMLNLFVDGAWNTIGIGAGILLKGPHEFKVCYALHCGFSASNNKAEYEAPLNRMHIALGVGATDLRINSDSQLVVNQVTGVYQVKDTIM